The Amycolatopsis sp. NBC_01480 genome segment CCGGTCATGGACACGGTGCGCCCGTTCAGCGTGCCGTTCGAGTCCCAGCCGGCCCGGCTGACCACCTCGTTCATCGCCATCGGCACCACCGCGCCCGCGGGCAGCGGCGGGAACGCGGCGGCGGACGTGCTGGCCGCGCTCTGCGGCACCCGGGCTTCCGTGCGCGTCACCGAATCCGCGCCCAGCGCGGGCGGGGCCACCAGGAACACCGCGAGCACCGGCACCACCAGCAGCCACGCGGACCGCACGGTGTGGCTGTGCCCGTGGCCGTCGTCGACGTGGGCGGCATGAGCGTGGCCGTCCTCGGCGCCGTGGTCCGGGCCCGCCGCGGCCGCCGCACGCGCCGTGGCGCGCGCCGACAGGACGTCGCTCACGATCGCGACGCCGCCGAGCACCAGCATCACCGCGCCGCCGAGGATGATCCACGGCTGCTGTGACGGCTTGACGTAACGCAGGTAGTCGCCGTTCAGCGCGATCTTCACCAGCGCGCCGCCGAGCAGGATGAGCAGCACGTTCTGCGTCTCGCGCCTCATCGTCCGCCGCCCAGCACCAGCAGCCCGGCGACGGTGCCGCAGGCGAGCGCCACGACAAACGTCACCGGCGCGAACCGCGTGGCGAACGAGCGGCCGAAAGTGCCTGCCTGCAAGGCGAACAGCTTCACGTCGATGGCCGGGCCGACCACCAGGAACACCAGCTTCGGCAGCATCGGCACGGCGGTCAGCGACGCCGCCACGAACGCGTCGGCCTCACTGCACAGCGCGAGCACGACGGCCAGCACCGCCATCACGAGCACGCCGACCACAACCTGGTCCGACAGCACGCCGAACCACTTCTGCGGCACCAGCACGTTCAGCGTCGAGGAGATCAGCGCGCCCAGGACCAGGAAACCGCCGGCCTCCACCAGATCCGTGCGCGCGGTCTCCGCGAAAACCTTCCAGCGCTGCCCCGGCTCGACGTCCGGCAGCCGCCGCAGCGCGCGCTCGGTGATCCACGAAAGCTTGCCCCAGCGGGCCCAGATCCAGCCCATCACCATCGCGGTGGCGAGCGAGCCGGCGAAGCGCGCCAGCACCATTTCCGGCCGCCCGGGGAACGCGACGGCCGTGGCCACCAGCACCACCGGGTTCACCGCGGGCGCGGCCAGCAGGAAGGTCAACGCGGCCGCGGGCGCGACGCCCTGGCCGATCAGCCGCCGCGCGACCGGCACCGAAGCGCACTCGCAGCCGGGCAGCGCGACCCCGGCGAGCCCGGCGACGCCGACCGCGGCGCCGGCCTTCTTCGGCAGCACCCGCTCCAGCA includes the following:
- a CDS encoding permease, with the translated sequence METLPSTATEPARRARRFRISSIEILCAVLLVAILAQSWLQDVFNVPALRTGSTVFVAVCVQALPFLVLGVLISGAIAAFVPARVLERVLPKKAGAAVGVAGLAGVALPGCECASVPVARRLIGQGVAPAAALTFLLAAPAVNPVVLVATAVAFPGRPEMVLARFAGSLATAMVMGWIWARWGKLSWITERALRRLPDVEPGQRWKVFAETARTDLVEAGGFLVLGALISSTLNVLVPQKWFGVLSDQVVVGVLVMAVLAVVLALCSEADAFVAASLTAVPMLPKLVFLVVGPAIDVKLFALQAGTFGRSFATRFAPVTFVVALACGTVAGLLVLGGGR
- a CDS encoding TIGR03943 family putative permease subunit, with the translated sequence MRRETQNVLLILLGGALVKIALNGDYLRYVKPSQQPWIILGGAVMLVLGGVAIVSDVLSARATARAAAAAGPDHGAEDGHAHAAHVDDGHGHSHTVRSAWLLVVPVLAVFLVAPPALGADSVTRTEARVPQSAASTSAAAFPPLPAGAVVPMAMNEVVSRAGWDSNGTLNGRTVSMTGFVVHAGGQTLLARLVISCCAADASPVTVHLKGGEADRFASDTWLQVTGQVVPNTASEANSYTPDLTLASVERIPAPKDPYEY